A single Paraburkholderia sp. D15 DNA region contains:
- a CDS encoding gluconate 2-dehydrogenase subunit 3 family protein encodes MSQSPLSSRRGFLRTAIALVPAGTLAACDDRHPTATSAAGATPSAATQTSSSTAADYKPKFFDAREWAFLQAAVDRLIPSDAEGPGALEAGVPEFIDRQMDTPYAHGALWYMQGPFAQGAPELGYQLKLVPRDLYRLGIAAVNAFCTKTYARSFDALDAPIRDTVLAALEKGKVDLADVPAATFFAQLLQNTREGYFCDPIHGGNRDMAAWKMIGFPGARADFMDFVNQNGAAYPYGPVSIEGKRT; translated from the coding sequence GGCGATCGCACTGGTTCCGGCCGGCACGCTCGCCGCCTGCGACGACCGGCATCCCACCGCAACGTCGGCGGCCGGTGCCACGCCATCCGCTGCCACGCAAACGTCCTCATCGACCGCCGCGGACTACAAGCCGAAATTTTTCGACGCCAGGGAATGGGCCTTCCTGCAGGCCGCCGTGGATCGGCTGATCCCGTCGGACGCCGAAGGCCCCGGCGCGCTGGAAGCCGGCGTGCCCGAATTCATTGATCGTCAGATGGACACGCCGTACGCACACGGCGCGCTGTGGTACATGCAAGGTCCGTTCGCCCAGGGCGCACCCGAACTCGGCTATCAACTCAAGCTCGTGCCGCGCGATCTCTATCGTCTCGGCATCGCAGCCGTGAACGCTTTCTGCACGAAGACCTACGCACGCAGCTTCGATGCGCTCGACGCGCCGATCCGCGACACCGTCCTCGCCGCGCTCGAAAAAGGCAAGGTCGACCTGGCCGATGTGCCCGCCGCCACCTTCTTCGCCCAGCTCCTGCAGAACACGCGCGAAGGCTATTTCTGCGACCCCATTCACGGCGGCAATCGCGACATGGCCGCCTGGAAGATGATCGGCTTTCCCGGCGCGCGCGCCGATTTCATGGACTTCGTCAATCAGAACGGCGCGGCGTATCCGTACGGCCCCGTGTCGATCGAAGGAAAACGTACCTGA